A stretch of Telopea speciosissima isolate NSW1024214 ecotype Mountain lineage chromosome 11, Tspe_v1, whole genome shotgun sequence DNA encodes these proteins:
- the LOC122645762 gene encoding cytochrome P450 714C2-like, with product MMMMMEYLSVTLLLKICLSIGLVGVLSLFVHLYNVLWLKPERRRWKIQRQGIGGPPPSFLYGNIPEMKKIQQQQQQSKAMAAAKNHNNKVDLSSSSSSSSSSISHTDWPSILFPYLEEWRNKYGQMFMYSTGNIQFLYMNNPDVVKEISLCTALELGKPSYLAKERKPLFGDGILVSSGKVWAHQRKSIAPELYLNKVKGMIKLMVESTESLLRAWESSIEGNGGISNIRVDEHFRSVAADIISRACFGSNYSKGEEIFLKLRDLQRAISQRSLLIGVPGVRFIPSKNNREIWRLEKEIRSLILNVVKERREAGYEKDLLQMILESAASNNNQELDENQFIVDNCKNIYFAGHETSATTASWCLMLLALYPEWQDRARAEVVDVYNGHHRPDADMLRKLKTLTMVIQETMRLYPPAAFVSREPSRDMKFGEVDVPEGVNIWIPVSTFHHDPEIWGHDAHMFNPERFAKGIFGACKFPHAYMPFGMGTRTCVGQNFAMIELKVLLSLVLLKFSFSISPNYHHSPAFRLVIEPGNGMELFIRRVD from the exons atgatgatgatgatggagtACTTATCAGTTACGCTTCTTCTGAAGATTTGTTTGTCAATCGGTTTGGTTggtgttttgagtttatttgtACATCTGTATAATGTTCTATGGCTGAAGCCTGAGAGGCGTAGATGGAAGATTCAAAGGCAGGGAATCGGAGGTCCTCCACCTTCTTTCCTATATGGAAATATCCCTGAGATGAAGAAGatacagcagcagcagcagcaatccaAAGCCATGGCGGCGGCGAAGAACCATAATAATAAAGTtgatttgtcatcatcatcatcatcatcatcatcatccatatcACATACTGATTGGCCTTCCATTCTCTTTCCATACTTGGAGGAGTGGCGAAACAAATACG GTCAAATGTTCATGTACTCAACTGGTAACATACAATTCTTGTATATGAACAATCCTGACGTAGTGAAAGAGATAAGCCTCTGCACTGCTTTGGAATTAGGAAAACCTTCTTATCTAGCCAAGGAACGCAAGCCTTTATTTGGAGACGGCATTTTAGTCTCTAGTGGAAAAGTATGGGCTCACCAGCGCAAGAGCATTGCTCCAGAACTCTACTTAAACAAGGTTAAG GGAATGATCAAGTTAATGGTGGAGTCTACAGAATCACTGCTGAGAGCATGGGAGAGCAGCATTGAAGGAAATGGGGGAATTTCAAACATAAGAGTTGATGAGCATTTTAGAAGTGTAGCTGCTGATATAATCTCTAGGGCTTGTTTTGGTAGTAACTATTCCAAAGGTGAAGAAATATTTTTGAAGCTTAGAGATCTTCAAAGAGCCATTTCCCAACGAAGTCTACTCATTGGGGTTCCTGGAGTCAG ATTTATTCCTTCCAAGAACAATAGGGAGATATGGAGGTTGGAGAAAGAGATCCGTTCATTGATTCTAAATGTTGTAAAGGAACGTAGAGAAGCAGGATATGAGAAAGATTTATTACAAATGATACTTGAAAGTGCTGCTAGTAACAATAACCAAGAATTAGATGAAAATCaattcattgttgataattgcaAGAACATCTATTTTGCTGGGCATGAAACAAGTGCAACTACTGCATCATGGTGCTTGATGCTATTGGCGTTGTATCCAGAATGGCAAGATCGTGCTCGTGCGGAGGTGGTAGATGTTTACAATGGTCACCACCGGCCTGATGCTGATATGCTCCGTAAGCTGAAAACG TTGACAATGGTGATACAAGAGACAATGCGTCTTTACCCTCCAGCAGCATTTGTATCAAGGGAACCCTCAAGAGATATGAAGTTTGGAGAAGTTGATGTTCCTGAAGGTGTAAACATTTGGATTCCAGTATCAACATTTCACCATGACCCAGAGATATGGGGACATGATGCACACATGTTCAACCCAGAGAGGTTCGCAAAGGGAATCTTCGGTGCATGCAAGTTTCCACATGCTTACATGCCATTTGGCATGGGGACACGCACTTGTGTTGGCCAGAATTTTGCCATGATTGAATTAAAggttcttctttctcttgttcttttaaaattttccttctcaATATCTCCAAACTATCATCACTCCCCTGCATTTCGATTGGTTATAGAGCCTGGAAATGGGATGGAGCTCTTCATTAGGAGGGTTGATTGA
- the LOC122644701 gene encoding telomere repeat-binding protein 4-like gives MKLDMKPHALLSLDNSVEVPLCRDHVPYDSFPGCWDDLKVVSRDDENSSSCTQPSNVTSRGFKSPPHIGERKIRKLLASKYWKMAPKLKDEDISNSDGEMKPLHLKRKNSYTRQRSQRNSLFKKRELFDESSILTFDGGMSNEGISNSHIIRLAG, from the exons ATGAAATTGGATATGAAACCTCATGCACTGCTCAGTTTAGACAACAGTGTTGAGGTGCctttgtgtagagaccatgttcCTTATGATTCTTTTCCTGGGTGTTGGGATGATTTAAAGGTAGTTAGTAGAGATGATGAAAACTCTTCCAGTTGCACTCAACCTAGCAATGTAACTTCAAGGGGCTTCAAGTCTCCACCACATATTGGAGAACGGAAGATAAGGAAGTTGTTGGCTTCCAAATATTGGAAAATGGCTCCAAAGCTGAAAGATGAGGATATTTCAAACAGTG ATGGGGAAATGAAGCCTCTTCACCTTAAGAGGAAAAACTCTTATACACGTCAAAGATCACAGAGGAATTCTCTATTTAAGAAGAGAGAGCTATTTGATGAAAGCTCCATATTAACATTTGATGGTGGGATGAGTAATGAAGGCATTTCTAACTCACACATTATCAGACTGGCTGGGTAG